A stretch of the Papaver somniferum cultivar HN1 chromosome 6, ASM357369v1, whole genome shotgun sequence genome encodes the following:
- the LOC113285896 gene encoding transmembrane protein 45A-like: MGSLVGHVTTGFAFFLIGLWHLFNHIKIQAKHPNSYKSSPWFRSPSLKYLELYLIILLSVLSIAMELFIGPEKHQPFDPDGSIPSNHLHNFEHSSISLSLIIYAVLAIILDKSRLKTAMHDGLTYLLGAFAFGQQFVLFHLHSADHTAVEGQYHLLLQLVIFISFLTTLMGIGYPKSFLLGFVRSVSVLFQGVWFTFMGCMLWIPEFVAQGCFMNSEDDHLVVRCSGEHALHRAKALVNLQFSWLLSMIVVLSMTLYVIMCNIYGAKVEYLSISKSDGDDEEGRHPEVELQKKNLLWPET, translated from the coding sequence ATGGGGAGTTTGGTAGGTCATGTTACTACAGGTTTTGCGTTCTTCTTGATAGGTCTATGGCATTTATTCAATCatatcaagattcaagctaaacaCCCCAATTCCTACAAATCATCACCTTGGTTTAGATCTCCAAGTCTAAAATACTTAGAACTTTATTTGATCATTTTGCTTAGCGTATTGTCAATAGCCATGGAGCTTTTTATCGGTCCGGAAAAACACCAACCGTTTGATCCTGACGGAAGCATACCGTCCAACCATCTGCATAACTTCGAGCATTCGTCGATATCTCTGTCGCTTATCATCTATGCAGTTTTGGCAATCATCTTGGATAAAAGTCGATTAAAAACCGCTATGCATGATGGGTTGACATACTTGCTCGGTGCGTTTGCATTTGGGCAACAGTTCGTCTTGTTTCATCTTCATTCGGCTGATCATACTGCTGTTGAAGGGCAATACCATTTGCTTCTGCAGCTTgttattttcatttcttttttaacAACTCTTATGGGGATTGGATATCCTAAGAGTTTCTTACTAGGTTTTGTCAGGTCTGTCAGTGTTTTGTTTCAAGGCGTTTGGTTCACATTCATGGGTTGTATGCTTTGGATCCCAGAGTTTGTTGCACAAGGGTGTTTCATGAACTCGGAAGATGATCACTTAGTTGTTAGATGCAGCGGGGAACACGCACTTCACCGAGCCAAAGCACTAGTAAATCTCCAGTTCAGTTGGTTATTATCAATGATTGTTGTATTGTCCATGACTTTGTATGTAATTATGTGCAACATCTATGGAGCGAAGGTAGAATACTTGTCTATAAGCAAGTCCGATGGGGACGACGAAGAAGGAAGGCATCCAGAGGTTGAACTGCAAAAGAAGAATTTACTCTGGCCGGAAACGTGA